From the Labilithrix sp. genome, the window GTGAAGGCTCCACGAACGGATCCGAAGAGCTCCGACTCGACGAGGCTCGGAGCGACCGCGCCGCAATCGAAGATGACGAACGGACCGTCTTTGCGCGGGCTGTTCGCGTGGATCCCCGCGGCGAGGAGCTCCTTGCCCGTGCCCGACTCGCCCCGAAGGAAGATGGTCTCCTTCAGCGCCGCGGCCCGCGCGAGCTTGGCGAAGAGGGCGCGCATGACGGTCGATCCTCCGACGACGTCGCCGAATCGGGCGTTGACGGAGAGCTCGACGAGCGTGGGGCTCCCGGTCGCACGCACCACGAGCTGCACGCCGCCCGCGCTGACGAACACGTCGGGAGCGAACAGCACCTCACGCACCCGGACGTCTCCGACGAACGTCCCGTTCTTGCTCCCCAGATCGCGCAACACGAGCCCGTCCTCCGACACCTGCATCGAGCAGTGACGCCGCGAGACGCGACGGTCGTCGAGGATCAAGTCGCACTCGGGGCCGCTGCCGATCGTCACCGGCTCGAGACCGAGCGGAATGGACTGGTCGGAGGAAGCGCCCACCACCTCGAGCCGCAGCGACGGGAGGAGGGCCGCGTCGGGACGCATCACGGTGACGGTCGGAATGTCTCTCGTGGACACGACGAAGCGCTGCCTCTACGCGGTGGGTGTCATGACGAGCCACGTGATGTGGCCGGCGCGGACCATCACATTGTAGAAGGCAATCTGCCGCCCATCCTCGCGAACGTCTTCGTCTGCGTCGCGCTCGGCGTGCCCACCGCGTCCAGGTAGTAGGCCACGGTCTCGGGCGCCTTCGGCTCGGCCTGAACCGTCACTCCCGCCAGGGGCGCCTCATCGCAGTCCAACGTCGCAACGAACACGTGACCATGGTCCGGACTGACGATGTCTCCGACCAGCGCCGCGAGCTCCGATTTCGTCGGCAGCGAGAACGTTCGGATCTCGTTCTTGGGCGCGCTCTTGTCGGGAACGGGGAGGGCGTAAATGATGCCGGGGACGAGGTCCGGCTGGGTCGGGGGCGCTTCGATCTCGAGGAATCCGCGAAAGCCGCTCGTCAGCGAGATGTCGAGGCGCCCCGTCTCGTCCGTGCGCGCCGGGACGTCGACGGGTGAGGTGCAGGCGGCGTCGAACACGTCGCACGCCTTGATCGGCACTCCGACGAGCGGCGGATTCGGCGGAACGAGCCGGCGAAGGTGCACCCTGTACGGGACCACGACCGGCTCGATCGGCGTCTCTCGTCCGAGGCACGCCCAGGGCCCGCGCTCGCCGCCCGTGAGCCCGCTCAGATCGCACGAGCTCCCGAGGATGGAGACGAGAGCGACGAGGATCTTCATGCCCCCGGAGCCGTTGCGCCGAAACCACATCGGTGAGCACAACGTACCATCTCGCCGCGCGGCCCAGCGCTAGCGCGTGCGGCGAACGAGGGACCATCCGAACGGGAGCAAGAGCGCGTTGACGGCGGCGGCGACGAGGTAAGGGGTCGCGAGCGAGCCGGCGAAGAGCGCGCTGCCGGCGAGCGGTCCGAGCGCGCCGCCGATGTCCGACGCGACCTGCAGCGCGCCGATGCCGAGGCCGCGGCGCTCGGGGGGAACGATGCGCCCGAGGAGCGCGAGCAGCGACGGGCCCATCCCCGCGACCCCGACGCCGAGGATCCCCATCCCGAGCGCGACGGTCGGGACGCGCACCGCGAAGGCGAGCACGACGAGGCCCGGGATCGTGAAGAGGAGCCCCGCGAGCGCGACCTCGGCGTGGACGTCCTTCTTGTCGCCGAGGCGGCCGAGCCACGGCATCGCCGCCGCCTCGGTCACGACGAGCCAGCCCATGAGCACGCTCGACGTCGCGCGCTCGGGAAGACCGAACGCGGAGAGCCGCTCGACGTGGACGAGGAGCGCGACGGTGGTGAGCACCACGCCCGACCCCGCGAACGCGCTCGCGAACCCGAGCGCGCCGAGCGCGGCGAGGCGGGCGTTCGCCATCTCCCGCAGCGCGCGGACGACCGGCGTGCGCGGCGCCGCCTGCACGCGGAGATCGGGGACGAGCGCGAACGTCGTGATCGCGGAGAGCGCCACGCCCGCGGCGCCGGCGGCGAAGGTCACGACCTCGTTCGAGAGATCGGCGAGGAAGCCCGCGCTCACGAGGCCGATCGGGACGCCGAGCTGGATCGCGGCGCGCACGGCGCCGGCGACGCGGCCCGCGTGCGTGGGGCCGCCGCCGTGGAGCGCGAGCGCCTGCGCGGCGATGAACACGCCGGCGCCGCCCATTCCGTGGAGGACCCGGCCCACGAGGAAGAACGTGCCGGGGTACGCCGTCGTCACGCCGAAGACGAAGGCGATCATCCCCGCGGCCTGGAGGAGGAGGCCCGCGATCATCGCGCGGCGGCCGCCGAAGCGATCGATGAGCGAGCCGACGCTCGGGCTCACGAGCACGCGGACGATGCGGTTCGCCGCGAGCACGAGGCCGATGAACGCGACCGGCAAGCCGACCCGCATCCCGACGCTCGGGAGGATCGGGAACGCCATCCCCGCCGACACGCCCGCGAGCATCACCGGCGGCGCGAGGGCGACGATCATGCGGCCCGGGGTCGTCGCGTGCTCGTCCATCGGGATCGGGAATCGGAGTCAGAAGAGCGAGGTCTGCGTGCCCGCGATGCGCGCGAACGACGTGTCGAGGAAGGGGAGGATCACGTCGCACACCGGCGCGAGCTGCTTCTCGAGGTAGTGACCGTAGTCGATCGGCGCGGCGCGGGCGGCGGCGGGCTCGAGGCCGCGCGTCGTCATCACGAGCACGAGCTCCTCCGCGACGTCGTTCTCCTTCTTTCGCTTGTGATAGACGAGCTCGGCGTCGAGCTTGCCCGCCTCGAGGTCACGCGCGGTCTCGAGGAGCCACGCGTCGAACGGCTCGTCCTCGAAGACGCGGCGCAGGAGCTCGAGCTGCACGCGGCGCGCGAGCGGGGTCCAGTCGCGCCGCACCGCCTCGAGCCCGCGCACGACGACGGAGCGCGCGCCGTCCGGCGCCTTCCGCACCGCGCCCGCGTAGCGCTTCTTCGATCCGCGATCGGAGTTGCGGAGGGTCGGCATCAAGAACCGCTCGTAGCGCGACTCGAACCGGAGCTCGAGGAAGCTCTCGAGGCGATGCTCCGCGCGGACCTCGGTCGCGAGCCGCGCGGTGAGCTCCGCCGCGAGCGCGGGCCCCGCCGCGGGATCGCCGCCCGCGACGAAGAGCGAGTCGGTGTCACCGTAGATGACGGTGAGCCCGCGCTCCTCGAAGAAGCGCCCCGCGCGCGAGAGGATCGCGTGCCCGCGCCGCGTGATCGAGGTGGGGAGCCGCGGATCGAAGAAGCGGCAGCCCGGCGTGCCGAGGACGCCGTAGAACGAGTTCATCAGGATCTTGATCGCGCGCGAGAGGGCGGCGTTCTCCGAGGCGATCGCGGCGCTGCGCGCGTCGTGCAAGCTCGCGATGAGCGCGGGCAGGATCGCGCCCTCGCGCGCGAACGTCGCGCCCTCCTCGCCCGCGACCGGATCCGCGCCCGGTTGGGCGAGGCCGAGCGGATCGATCTGGAAGGTGCGGATGATGCTCGGATAGAGGCTGCGGAAGTCGAAGGAGAGGACGTCGTGGTAGAGCCCCGGCGCCGAGTCGAGGACGTGGCCGCCGGGGCTCGGCAGGATCTCGACGTCGGCGTCGACGTCGCGCGCGACGAAGCCGCGGCGATGGACGCGCGGGAGGTAGAGGTGATCGAACGCGGCGACGGAGCCGCCCTGCCGGTCCATCGGCAGCCCGGTCAGGCGCGCGCGCTCCACCGCGAACCCGACGAGGTCGGCGGCGCGGAAGACGTCGAGGACGAGACGGCAGTCCTCGAGGTTGTAGTCGACGAGCGCGTCCGGCTCCTCGGCGTGGAGGCGCCGGATCTCGGCGACGGGGTCGACCGCGGCCGCGATCTTCTTGCCGCGGCCGAGGAGCTCCTGGCTCACGACCTCGAGCGTGTACCGATCGAACGAGTACGTCGCCGACTTCAACGTCGCGATCCCGTCGAGGACGACGCGCCCCGGGACGCGCCCGATCGACGCGCGGCCGGTCGTGCTCGCGATCACGCGCGCGCGCTCGCCGCCGCGTCCGATCGCGAAGGGGACGCCGAGCTCCTGCGCGCGTCGATCGAGGAGCGCGAGGTCGAACTCGAGCACGTTCCAGCCGCACACGACGTCGGGATCGATCCGCGCGATCTCGGCGAAGAGGCGGACGAGGAG encodes:
- a CDS encoding MFS transporter, which produces MDEHATTPGRMIVALAPPVMLAGVSAGMAFPILPSVGMRVGLPVAFIGLVLAANRIVRVLVSPSVGSLIDRFGGRRAMIAGLLLQAAGMIAFVFGVTTAYPGTFFLVGRVLHGMGGAGVFIAAQALALHGGGPTHAGRVAGAVRAAIQLGVPIGLVSAGFLADLSNEVVTFAAGAAGVALSAITTFALVPDLRVQAAPRTPVVRALREMANARLAALGALGFASAFAGSGVVLTTVALLVHVERLSAFGLPERATSSVLMGWLVVTEAAAMPWLGRLGDKKDVHAEVALAGLLFTIPGLVVLAFAVRVPTVALGMGILGVGVAGMGPSLLALLGRIVPPERRGLGIGALQVASDIGGALGPLAGSALFAGSLATPYLVAAAVNALLLPFGWSLVRRTR
- a CDS encoding DNA polymerase II, with translation MPEVRRVEAFLLSREWRDADDGIDLVLWAKSADGPVRLRVPRQEAVMFVPRDAVTRAGRRVARDLTTFDGRPIDALYFRSRRAMWDERDRIREAGFETLESDVKPSDRWVMERFVTGGLAIEGPCRERSGVLYFDRGARVTAAELRPALSLLALDVETDGFGGPLLSAAIATGAEERVFVRSPARPVTHAAAIVVPDERALLVRLFAEIARIDPDVVCGWNVLEFDLALLDRRAQELGVPFAIGRGGERARVIASTTGRASIGRVPGRVVLDGIATLKSATYSFDRYTLEVVSQELLGRGKKIAAAVDPVAEIRRLHAEEPDALVDYNLEDCRLVLDVFRAADLVGFAVERARLTGLPMDRQGGSVAAFDHLYLPRVHRRGFVARDVDADVEILPSPGGHVLDSAPGLYHDVLSFDFRSLYPSIIRTFQIDPLGLAQPGADPVAGEEGATFAREGAILPALIASLHDARSAAIASENAALSRAIKILMNSFYGVLGTPGCRFFDPRLPTSITRRGHAILSRAGRFFEERGLTVIYGDTDSLFVAGGDPAAGPALAAELTARLATEVRAEHRLESFLELRFESRYERFLMPTLRNSDRGSKKRYAGAVRKAPDGARSVVVRGLEAVRRDWTPLARRVQLELLRRVFEDEPFDAWLLETARDLEAGKLDAELVYHKRKKENDVAEELVLVMTTRGLEPAAARAAPIDYGHYLEKQLAPVCDVILPFLDTSFARIAGTQTSLF